The following are encoded in a window of Spea bombifrons isolate aSpeBom1 chromosome 2, aSpeBom1.2.pri, whole genome shotgun sequence genomic DNA:
- the PABPC4 gene encoding polyadenylate-binding protein 4 isoform X2 → MHAAASSYPMASLYVGDLHPDVTEAMLYEKFSPAGPVLSIRVCRDMITRRSLGYAYVNFQQPADAERALDTMNFDVIKGKPIRIMWSQRDPSLRKSGVGNVFIKNLDKSIDNKALYDTFSAFGNILSCKVVCDENGSKGYAFVHFETQDAADRAIEKMNGMLLNDRKVFVGRFKCRREREAELGAKAKEFTNVYIKNFGEDMDDERLKETFSKYGGR, encoded by the exons ATGCACGCAGCCGCCAGCAGTTATCCCATGGCTTCCCTGTATGTGGGTGACCTGCACCCCGATGTAACGGAGGCCATGCTGTATGAGAAGTTCAGTCCTGCCGGGCCTGTCCTGTCTATCCGGGTGTGTAGGGACATGATCACCCGCCGCTCCCTGGGATACGCCTATGTCAACTTCCAGCAGCCTGCAGATG CCGAACGGGCCCTGGATACTATGAACTTCGATGTAATCAAAGGGAAACCTATTCGCATCATGTGGTCCCAGCGTGACCCGTCACTAAGAAAATCTGGTGTGGGCAATGTGTTCATCAAGAACCTGGACAAATCAATAGACAACAAAGCACTTTATGATACTTTCTCAGCATTTGGGAATATTCTCTCATGTAAG GTGGTGTGCGATGAGAATGGCTCCAAGGGGTATGCTTTTGTGCACTTTGAGACACAGGATGCTGCGGACAGAGCCATAGAGAAGATGAATGGCATGCTGCTCAACGATCGCAAAGT GTTTGTTGGGCGGTTCAAATGCCGCAGGGAAAGAGAGGCGGAACTTGGAGCCAAAGCCAAGGAATTCACAAATGTTTACATCAAGAATTTCGGGGAAGACATGGATGATGAAAGACTGAAAGAGACAttcagcaaatacg GCGGTAGATGA
- the PABPC4 gene encoding polyadenylate-binding protein 4 isoform X1 — protein sequence MHAAASSYPMASLYVGDLHPDVTEAMLYEKFSPAGPVLSIRVCRDMITRRSLGYAYVNFQQPADAERALDTMNFDVIKGKPIRIMWSQRDPSLRKSGVGNVFIKNLDKSIDNKALYDTFSAFGNILSCKVVCDENGSKGYAFVHFETQDAADRAIEKMNGMLLNDRKVFVGRFKCRREREAELGAKAKEFTNVYIKNFGEDMDDERLKETFSKYGKTLSVKVMTDPSGKSKGFGFVSFEKHEDANKAVDDMNGKDVNGKIMFVGRAQKKVERQAELKRRFEQLKQERISRYQGVNLYIKNLDDTIDDEKLRKEFSPFGSITSAKVMLEDGRSKGFGFVCFSSPEEATKAVTEMNGRIVGSKPLYVALAQRKEERKAHLTNQYMQRIAGMRALPANTLMNQFQPAPGGYFVPAVAQAQSRPTYYAPNHMPQMRPGPRWQQAGRPQGFQPIPNTLRQSGPRQSLRHLTPSSTQGSRAIPTVTQRVGVSSATQTIGPRPPVSAPPPRAVPPYKYTRCPLPAVQPMQTPQPAVHVQGQEPLTASMLAAAPPQEQKQMLGERLFPLIQAMHPSLAGKITGMLLEIDNSELLHMLESPESLRSKVEEAVAVLQAHQAKKEAVQKVGIVAATS from the exons ATGCACGCAGCCGCCAGCAGTTATCCCATGGCTTCCCTGTATGTGGGTGACCTGCACCCCGATGTAACGGAGGCCATGCTGTATGAGAAGTTCAGTCCTGCCGGGCCTGTCCTGTCTATCCGGGTGTGTAGGGACATGATCACCCGCCGCTCCCTGGGATACGCCTATGTCAACTTCCAGCAGCCTGCAGATG CCGAACGGGCCCTGGATACTATGAACTTCGATGTAATCAAAGGGAAACCTATTCGCATCATGTGGTCCCAGCGTGACCCGTCACTAAGAAAATCTGGTGTGGGCAATGTGTTCATCAAGAACCTGGACAAATCAATAGACAACAAAGCACTTTATGATACTTTCTCAGCATTTGGGAATATTCTCTCATGTAAG GTGGTGTGCGATGAGAATGGCTCCAAGGGGTATGCTTTTGTGCACTTTGAGACACAGGATGCTGCGGACAGAGCCATAGAGAAGATGAATGGCATGCTGCTCAACGATCGCAAAGT GTTTGTTGGGCGGTTCAAATGCCGCAGGGAAAGAGAGGCGGAACTTGGAGCCAAAGCCAAGGAATTCACAAATGTTTACATCAAGAATTTCGGGGAAGACATGGATGATGAAAGACTGAAAGAGACAttcagcaaatacg GGAAGACCCTGAGCGTTAAGGTGATGACTGATCCCAGTGGCAAGTCCAAGGGGTTTGGCTTTGTCAGCTTTGAAAAGCACGAAGATGCCAATAAG GCGGTAGATGACATGAATGGAAAGGATGTGAATGGGAAGATCATGTTTGTAGGAAGAGCTCAAAAAAAGGTGGAACGTCAAGCAGAGCTGAAAAGGAGGTTCGAGCAATTAAAGCAAGAGAGGATCAGCCGCTATCAG GGAGtgaatttatacattaaaaacttGGATGATACCATTGATGATGAGAAGTTACGGAAGGAATTTTCTCCATTTGGTTCAATCACTAGTGCCAAG GTAATGTTAGAAGATGGCCGTAGCAAAGGTTTTGGGTTTGTCTGCTTTTCCTCACCAGAGGAAGCCACTAAAGCAGTGACTGAAATGAATGGGAGGATAGTTGGATCCAAGCCATTATATGTAGCACTGGCTCAAAGAAAGGAAGAACGCAAAGCTCATCTCACCAATCAGTACATGCAACGCATAGCTGGAATGAGGGCCTTACCTGCCAACACGCTTATGAACCAGTTTCAGCCTGCCCCGGGGGGATACTTTGTGCCAGCTGTAGCTCAAGCTCAGAGCAGACCTACATACTATGCACCCAATCACATGCCTCAGATGCGACCTGGTCCCCGCTGGCAGCAGGCAGGACGTCCGCAAG GTTTCCAGCCCATTCCAAACACACTACGGCAGAGTGGTCCTCGCCAGTCACTACGACACTTGACGCCTTCCAGTACTCAGGGCTCCCGTGCCATCCCAACTGTAACCCAGAGAGTTG GGGTATCCTCAGCCACTCAGACCATAGGCCCTCGACCGCCTGTCTCTGCTCCCCCGCCTCGTGCTGTGCCTCCGTACAAATACACGCGCTGTCCACTTCCAGCAGTGCAACCAATGCAG ACCCCACAACCAGCTGTCCATGTGCAAGGACAGGAGCCTCTTACGGCGTCCATGCTTGCTGCTGCCCCACCCCAGGAACAGAAACAGATGTTGG GAGAACGACTCTTCCCTCTGATTCAAGCCATGCACCCCTCACTTGCAGGAAAGATTACAGGCATGCTGCTAGAAATAGATAATTCTGAGCTCCTGCACATGCTAGAGTCCCCTGAGTCTCTGCGATCTAAG GTGGAGGAAGCGGTGGCTGTTCTACAAGCTCACCAGGCCAAAAAAGAAGCGGTGCAGAAAGTGGGGATTGTTGCTGCTACCTCCTGA